A genomic region of Chaetodon auriga isolate fChaAug3 chromosome 11, fChaAug3.hap1, whole genome shotgun sequence contains the following coding sequences:
- the dnajc12 gene encoding dnaJ homolog subfamily C member 12: MEAALNCKPEDLEDYYGLLGCDELSSTEQILNEYKIRALACHPDKHLDNPRAVADFQKLQEAKEVLCSETKRKNYDLWKRSGVVIPFHDWQALNDSVKTSMHWAVRNKKEPMLEASEAEIPVTSRADDLHAEQEAPKIPSHDAMPSSSDYCHRRFRWAADSPSNLLQRFRNYEI; encoded by the exons ATGGAGGCTGCTTTGAACTGCAAACCAGAGGACTTGGAGGATTACTACGGGTTGTTAGGATGTGATGAACTGTCGTCG ACAGAACAGATTCTCAACGAATACAAAATCCGAGCCTTGGCATGTCACCCAGACAAACACCTGGACAACCCAAGAGCAG TGGCAGATTTCCAGAAGCTGCAGGAAGCCAAAGAGGTTTTGTGCAGTGAAACCAAGCGAAAAAACTACGACCTTTGGAAGAGAAGTGGAGTTGTTATTCCATTTCATGACTGGCAAGCCTTGAATGACTCTGTGAAAACT TCAATGCACTGGGCCGTGAGAAATAAGAAGGAACCGATGTTGGAGGCTTCAGAGGCAGAAATCCCCGTCACCTCCCGAGCGGACGACCTTCATGCTGAGCAAGAAGCACCAAAGATCCCTTCACATGATGCCATGCCATCCTCAA GTGATTACTGCCATCGACGTTTCCGCTGGGCTGCTGACTCACCGTCTAATCTGCTCCAGAGGTTTAGAAATTATGAAATCTAA